The following are encoded in a window of Osmia bicornis bicornis chromosome 15, iOsmBic2.1, whole genome shotgun sequence genomic DNA:
- the LOC114882845 gene encoding uncharacterized protein LOC114882845 has translation MKLINIMALDSILSNPREETYQIRKSVLAQYLMQCKKGYPSTKIQCPFDAFHLIDENYFEHHILNCASSGNVKELYNFQSTNEVGSVPLKTVKELSVPLMEDWKEENVEVYNPWESTEKRNIIRCLLGATKSQRKLFKLTERRRIKNLEKLGIIDSNLTNNFKYKKLGDHIKISNVMLNLKRLALDDFDTLVQNIDIGKLVLSDVNNTVNQPKEVPCVVEEILVQKFKKQMLCYLKK, from the exons ATGAAGTT GATAAATATAATGGCATTGGATTCGATATTATCAAATCCGCGGGAAGAAACTTATCAGATTCGTAAAAGTGTGTTGGCACAATATTTGATGCAATGCAAGAAAGGCTATCCTTCAACGAAAATACAATGTCCATTCGATGCTTTTCATCTAATTGACGAAAACTATTTTGag CATCACATCTTAAACTGTGCCAGCAGTGGAAACGTAAAAGAgttgtataattttcaatcaacAAATGAAGTTGGATCAGTTCCTTTGAAAACAGTAAAAGAACTCTCCGTACCTTTAATGGAGGATTGGAAGGAGGAAAATGTTGAAGTGTACAATCCTTGGGAAAGTACAGAAAAAAGGAACATCATACGATGCTTATTAGGAGCAACAAAGTCACAGAGGAAACTGTTTAAGTTAAccgaaagaagaagaataaagaatCTTGAAAAACTTGGTATAATAGATTCAAACTtaacaaataatttt aaatataaaaagttgGGAGACCATATAAAGATCTCAAATGTTAtgttgaatttaaaaagattAGCTTTAGACGATTTCGATACTTTAGTgcaaaatattgatattggTAAACTCGTTTTAAGCGATGTTAATAATACAGTTAACCAACCAAAGGAGGTGCCATGTGTTGTCGAAGAG ATATTAGtacagaaatttaaaaaacagatgctctgttatttaaaaaagtaa
- the LOC114882842 gene encoding transferrin receptor protein 1-like: MQRVLSFQMARGFSESSEFVTKRMCFSFIFSVGFLCLLCGFLLGRFATQRAIEFRAEKKRLEFAGNGLENTEHLQHLLHEQLERAPLDPDFETKWELFNVGENDVRRVNGILSNLSLIHKIIEHESYIAAIARGSREPDRYVVLSASGEGVGIVLELAKTLNHIQGEHRWKPRRSIIFCLFSGFSNPCSEILSTFMRNKVIAYIVIHHQALQGRGPFIVSGSDIVQSVVLESATTVKNWLSYNSQLLSLNNVSHNVTISRLTLDTPHVVLSFMNNNSTYTENDHERELRKIILAQVLGQTIWKLSECLVTKWNPSYFNETVSTALGFINNTELVETKVKIQETVVKLLNNIKLLNEKIDTIDNINTLETRILNDFLMDLDRTLLCPDNKLQSRTNWSEFLKLSHEPFNIISMYLNEMVKCYEIAIQLLQDR; the protein is encoded by the exons ATGCAGCGGGTTCTAAGTTTTCAAATGGCTCGCGGTTTCAGCGAGTCTAGTGAGTTTGTAACGAAACGTATGTGTTtttcgttcatcttctccgtCGGTTTCCTTTGTCTACTGTGCGGTTTCTTACTTGGACGTTTTGCTACGCAAAGGGCCATAGAGTTTCGAGCAGAAAAGAAACGTCTCGAATTTGCGGGAAACGGTCTCGAGAACACTGAGCATCTACAGCATCTGTTGCACGAGCAATTGGAAAGGGCGCCACTCGATCCTGATTTTGAAAC GAAATGGGAGCTTTTTAATGTCGGAGAAAATGACGTGCGTCGAGTAAATGGAATTCTTTCGAATTTATCGCTTATTCATAAAATCATCGAACACGAATCGTATATTGCCGCAATTGCTCGAGGATCCAGAGAACCTG ACAGGTATGTGGTTTTGTCGGCTAGCGGCGAAGGCGTTGGTATTGTTTTAGAATTGGCAAAAACTTTGAATCACATTCAAGGAGAACACCGGTGGAAACCACGCAGATCTATCATTTTCTGTTTATTTTCGGGATTTTCCAACCCTTGTTCAGAGATATTATCTACATTTATGCGCAACAAAGTTATAGCTTATATTGTTATACATCATCAAGCTTTACAGG gGAGAGGTCCATTTATTGTATCTGGATCTGATATAGTACAATCTGTAGTTCTAGAATCTGCAACCACTGTGAAAAATTGGTTATCTTATAACAGTCAATTGTTATCTCTAAACAATGTGTCTCATAATGTTACAATTTCTAGACTTACTTTAGATACACCTCATGTGGTATTATCTTTCATG AACAACAATAGTACATACACTGAGAATGATCATGAGAGAGAATtacgtaaaataattttagccCAAGTACTTGGTCAAACCATTTGGAAGTTATCTGAATgtttagttacaaaatggaaTCCAAgttatttcaatgaaactgtTTCTACAGCATTAGGATTCATAAATAACACTGAATTAGTGGAAACCAAAG taaaaataCAAGAGACTGTggtgaaattattgaataatatcaaacttttaaatgaaaagattgaTACAATTGATAATATCAa CACACTTGAGACCAGAATACTGAATGATTTCTTAATGGACTTAGATAGAACCCTTCTATGTCCTGATAATAAACTTCAATCAAGAACTAATTGGTCAGAATTCCTTAAACTAAGTCACGAGCCTTTTAACATAATTTCAATGTATCTTAATGAGATGGTAAAGTGTTATGAAATTGCCATTCAACTATTACAAGATCGATAG
- the LOC114882846 gene encoding SAYSvFN domain-containing protein 1, which translates to MSVSIMDGVGIKDKIDAYRRQKRNEKMTESIKNAIHNVLPWNRNKTATETPLLPPTNDSEDVQDMESTCSDDSTDQSQCSVLTTVTYLLYFLLWATLYIIAIEFEFGAVYFVLSTLVFIWLNTGSKPKKPGELSAYSVFNPDCKAIEGTLDASQFEREIRYGIGSMH; encoded by the exons ATGTCGGTATCTATTATGGATGGGGTCGGTATAAAAGATAAGATAGACGCCTACAGACGTCAAaaacggaatgaaaaaatgacgGAATCTATTAAAAATGCTATACATAATGTCTTACCGTggaatagaaataaaacaGCTACGGAAACTCCACTGTTACCGCCCACAAACGACTCAGAG GATGTCCAGGATATGGAAAGCACCTGTTCAGATGACAGTACAGACCAGTCACAATGTTCAGTGTTAACAACAGTAACATATCTACTTTACTTCCTTCTGTGGGCCACTTTATACATAATTGcaattgaatttgaatttggagcagtatattttgttttatcgACATTGGTATTTATTTGGTTGAATACTGGTTCTAAGCCAAAGAAACCAGGTGAACTTAGTGCATATTCTGTGTTTAATCCAGACTGTAAAGCTATTGAGGGAACACTTGATGCTTCACAATTTGAAAGGGAAATACGATATGGTATAGGGAGCATGCATTAA
- the LOC114882847 gene encoding ADP/ATP translocase 4-like isoform X2, with the protein MSLMASGMFIYRAAYFGIYTISKRIYLNANSSDSTVQTMRTPFLVSLALAEFSSFTGTIISYPLETIARQKMLWSGHGLKNYVTTRQMISRVLKKDGPIGFYRGVIANQLTTICGSFVLVTYDLIKGHYDILKEPKAASNTRRLDD; encoded by the exons ATGTCACTCATGGCATCCGGAATGTTTATTTACAG GGCAGCTTACTTTGGTATCTACACAATCTCTAAACGAATATATTTGAACGCAAACTCGTCAGATTCGACGGTTCAAACGATGCGAACGCCATTTTTAGTATCCCTGGCGCTTGCTGAATTCTCATCTTTCACTGGAACAATAATTTCTTATCCACTCGAGACGATAGCTAGACAGAAAATGCTTTGGAGCGGACatggtttgaaaaattatgtGACAACAAGACAAATG ATCAGTAGGGTTTTAAAGAAAGACGGTCCAATTGGTTTTTATAGAGGGGTTATCGCTAATCAATTGACGACGATATGCGGATCCTTTGTTCTGGTCACGTACGATTTAATTAAGGGACACTACGACATATTAAAGGAGCCAAAG gCTGCTTCTAATACTCGAAGGCTAGATGATTAA
- the LOC114882847 gene encoding ADP/ATP translocase 4-like isoform X1, translated as MSLMASGMFIYRAAYFGIYTISKRIYLNANSSDSTVQTMRTPFLVSLALAEFSSFTGTIISYPLETIARQKMLWSGHGLKNYVTTRQMISRVLKKDGPIGFYRGVIANQLTTICGSFVLVTYDLIKGHYDILKEPKVYSVLRSLPSSSCG; from the exons ATGTCACTCATGGCATCCGGAATGTTTATTTACAG GGCAGCTTACTTTGGTATCTACACAATCTCTAAACGAATATATTTGAACGCAAACTCGTCAGATTCGACGGTTCAAACGATGCGAACGCCATTTTTAGTATCCCTGGCGCTTGCTGAATTCTCATCTTTCACTGGAACAATAATTTCTTATCCACTCGAGACGATAGCTAGACAGAAAATGCTTTGGAGCGGACatggtttgaaaaattatgtGACAACAAGACAAATG ATCAGTAGGGTTTTAAAGAAAGACGGTCCAATTGGTTTTTATAGAGGGGTTATCGCTAATCAATTGACGACGATATGCGGATCCTTTGTTCTGGTCACGTACGATTTAATTAAGGGACACTACGACATATTAAAGGAGCCAAAG GTATACAGCGTTTTACGTTCCCTGCCAAGTTCATCGTGCGGATAA
- the LOC114882847 gene encoding ADP/ATP translocase 4-like isoform X3: MSLMASGMFIYRAAYFGIYTISKRIYLNANSSDSTVQTMRTPFLVSLALAEFSSFTGTIISYPLETIARQKMLWSGHGLKNYVTTRQMISRVLKKDGPIGFYRGVIANQLTTICGSFVLVTYDLIKGHYDILKEPKRL, translated from the exons ATGTCACTCATGGCATCCGGAATGTTTATTTACAG GGCAGCTTACTTTGGTATCTACACAATCTCTAAACGAATATATTTGAACGCAAACTCGTCAGATTCGACGGTTCAAACGATGCGAACGCCATTTTTAGTATCCCTGGCGCTTGCTGAATTCTCATCTTTCACTGGAACAATAATTTCTTATCCACTCGAGACGATAGCTAGACAGAAAATGCTTTGGAGCGGACatggtttgaaaaattatgtGACAACAAGACAAATG ATCAGTAGGGTTTTAAAGAAAGACGGTCCAATTGGTTTTTATAGAGGGGTTATCGCTAATCAATTGACGACGATATGCGGATCCTTTGTTCTGGTCACGTACGATTTAATTAAGGGACACTACGACATATTAAAGGAGCCAAAG CGACTTTGA
- the LOC114882839 gene encoding L-asparaginase isoform X2: protein MSQVPVNVPRNNNHVSNNKESEMEHLRNDSLATKSVRDVLESHVLVLYTGGTIGMIRNENGVLVPKSNAFVKKLRNYPHMHDKEYADERFGSMGSLVLPMTSTDSQRVVYNVLEYSPLCDSSNMTMDDWIRIANDIKQYYEQFDGFVVLHGTDTLSYTASALSFMLESLGKIVILTGSQVPIFDTRNDGMDNLLSSLVIAANYNIPEVCVYFGTNLMRGNRTSKVSTSSFDAFHSPNCHSLAKANIKVEVDYRAIFRSCTLEKFHVHASLNRNVGLLRIFPSITTHLLKAFLQPPIEGVVLQSYGSGNVPTNQEDIIKELSAATKRGIIIVNITQCSTGCVSGTYEPGKLLEDAGVISGFDMTPEAALTKLAYVLSKNEWDNETKLQMMQTNLRGELTAGRSPPLQDLKLFGLWPRSLKLSSTAELQELSSILFPAMLNAAVVDRDVVKLEALKEYGADISQGNADGRTALHIACCEGDLKIVRCLLRMGADVHITDRFGRTPLIDAIECDHHEVIKLLMQCGAHLHENACMIGEKMCAAAAVGHVKRLESYHFANADLSEKDFSGRTPLHLAALHNKVQAVKFLLKHGAETGSVDKVTQLIGANTEARLTNP from the exons ATGTCACAGGTACCTGTAAACGTGCCTCGCAATAACAACCATGTctcaaacaataaggaaagtGAAATGGAACATTTGAGGAATGATAGTTTGGCCACCAAGAGTGTTAGGGATGTGTTAGAGAGTCACGTGTTGGTCCTTTACACTGGTGGCACGATTGGGATGATCAGAAACGAGAATGGAG TTCTTGTACCCAAGTCGAACGCTTTCGTGAAGAAATTGCGCAACTATCCTCACATGCATGATAAAGAGTACGCGGATGAACGTTTCGGATCTATGGGATCGCTAGTACTTCC gaTGACATCGACGGATAGTCAACGCGTTGTGTATAATGTATTGGAATATTCACCGCTTTGCGACTCCAGTAACATGACAATGGACGATTGGATTCGTATCGCCAACGATATCAAG cAATACTATGAACAATTCGACGGTTTCGTCGTTTTACACGGAACGGACACGTTAAGTTACACCGCGTCTGCCCTGTCCTTCATGCTCGAATCTCTGGGCAAGATAGTTATTTTAACCGGCTCCCAGGTACCGATCTTCGACACTAGGAACGACGGCATGGATAATTTATTGTCGTCTCTAGTAATAGCCGCGAATTACAACATACCAGAAGTGTGCGTGTACTTCGGGACAAATCTGATGAGAGGTAATCGTACGAGCAAAGTATCGACATCGTCGTTCGATGCGTTTCATTCGCCGAATTGTCATTCCCTGGCGAAGGCTAACATCAAAGTGGAAG TGGACTATCGAGCAATATTTCGCTCCTGCACCCTGGAGAAATTCCACGTCCATGCATCACTGAATAGGAACGTCGGCTTGCTTCGTATATTTCCCAGCATAACCACGCACTTGCTGAAAGCATTCCTGCAACCACCGATCGAAGGTGTCGTCTTACAATCGTACGGATCAGGAAACGTGCCGACGAACCAGGAGGACATAATTAAAGAACTGAGCGCGGCTACGAAACGCGGTATAATCATCGTCAATATCACGCAATGCTCGACCGGTTGCGTCTCAGGCACGTACGAGCCTGGAAAATTACTGGAGGATGCTG GTGTAATATCCGGCTTTGACATGACACCTGAAGCTGCATTGACCAAGCTCGCGTACGTATTATCAAAAAATGAATGGGATAAtgaaacgaagcttcaaatgATGCAAACGAATTTGCGCGGAGAGTTAACCGCTGGACGATCACCGCCCCTTCAGGATCTGAAGCTCTTTGGTCTTTGGCCGAGGTCTTTGAAGCTCTCTTCTACGGCAGAGCTTCAGGAATTAAGCTCCATACTTTTCCCTGCGATGTTAAACGCTGCTGTAGTTGATCGAGACGTAGTCAAACTCGAAGCGTTAAAGGAATAC GGCGCAGATATCTCCCAGGGAAACGCAGACGGTCGCACTGCGTTGCATATCGCTTGCTGCGAAGGAGATCTGAAAATCGTGCGTTGCTTGCTGCGAATGGGTGCAGATGTGCATATCACGGATCGTTTCGGCCGTACACCTCTTATAGACGCTATCGAATGCGACCATCACGAG GTCATTAAACTCCTGATGCAATGCGGCGCCCACTTGCACGAAAATGCGTGCATGATAGGAGAAAAGATGTGCGCCGCGGCCGCTGTTGGACACGTGAAACGCCTCGAATCTTATCACTTCGCCAACGCGGATCTCTCTGAGAAAGATTTCTCTGGAAGAACACCGTTGCATCTTGCGGCTCTGCACAATAAAGTGCAAGCTGTCAAATTCTTATTGAAACACGGCGCAGAAACGGGCAGCGTTGACAAA GTGACTCAACTAATTGGAGCGAACACAGAAGCTCGTCTGACGAATCCTTGA
- the LOC114882839 gene encoding L-asparaginase isoform X1 — MSQVPVNVPRNNNHVSNNKESEMEHLRNDSLATKSVRDVLESHVLVLYTGGTIGMIRNENGVLVPKSNAFVKKLRNYPHMHDKEYADERFGSMGSLVLPMTSTDSQRVVYNVLEYSPLCDSSNMTMDDWIRIANDIKQYYEQFDGFVVLHGTDTLSYTASALSFMLESLGKIVILTGSQVPIFDTRNDGMDNLLSSLVIAANYNIPEVCVYFGTNLMRGNRTSKVSTSSFDAFHSPNCHSLAKANIKVEVDYRAIFRSCTLEKFHVHASLNRNVGLLRIFPSITTHLLKAFLQPPIEGVVLQSYGSGNVPTNQEDIIKELSAATKRGIIIVNITQCSTGCVSGTYEPGKLLEDAGVISGFDMTPEAALTKLAYVLSKNEWDNETKLQMMQTNLRGELTAGRSPPLQDLKLFGLWPRSLKLSSTAELQELSSILFPAMLNAAVVDRDVVKLEALKEYGADISQGNADGRTALHIACCEGDLKIVRCLLRMGADVHITDRFGRTPLIDAIECDHHEVIKLLMQCGAHLHENACMIGEKMCAAAAVGHVKRLESYHFANADLSEKDFSGRTPLHLAALHNKVQAVKFLLKHGAETGSVDKTVDYFIRACWVLCVSSQRNNGANNLLHTGDHVIVTENHLTDDVTHLEPLHVVLGTCALDKRLKIHL; from the exons ATGTCACAGGTACCTGTAAACGTGCCTCGCAATAACAACCATGTctcaaacaataaggaaagtGAAATGGAACATTTGAGGAATGATAGTTTGGCCACCAAGAGTGTTAGGGATGTGTTAGAGAGTCACGTGTTGGTCCTTTACACTGGTGGCACGATTGGGATGATCAGAAACGAGAATGGAG TTCTTGTACCCAAGTCGAACGCTTTCGTGAAGAAATTGCGCAACTATCCTCACATGCATGATAAAGAGTACGCGGATGAACGTTTCGGATCTATGGGATCGCTAGTACTTCC gaTGACATCGACGGATAGTCAACGCGTTGTGTATAATGTATTGGAATATTCACCGCTTTGCGACTCCAGTAACATGACAATGGACGATTGGATTCGTATCGCCAACGATATCAAG cAATACTATGAACAATTCGACGGTTTCGTCGTTTTACACGGAACGGACACGTTAAGTTACACCGCGTCTGCCCTGTCCTTCATGCTCGAATCTCTGGGCAAGATAGTTATTTTAACCGGCTCCCAGGTACCGATCTTCGACACTAGGAACGACGGCATGGATAATTTATTGTCGTCTCTAGTAATAGCCGCGAATTACAACATACCAGAAGTGTGCGTGTACTTCGGGACAAATCTGATGAGAGGTAATCGTACGAGCAAAGTATCGACATCGTCGTTCGATGCGTTTCATTCGCCGAATTGTCATTCCCTGGCGAAGGCTAACATCAAAGTGGAAG TGGACTATCGAGCAATATTTCGCTCCTGCACCCTGGAGAAATTCCACGTCCATGCATCACTGAATAGGAACGTCGGCTTGCTTCGTATATTTCCCAGCATAACCACGCACTTGCTGAAAGCATTCCTGCAACCACCGATCGAAGGTGTCGTCTTACAATCGTACGGATCAGGAAACGTGCCGACGAACCAGGAGGACATAATTAAAGAACTGAGCGCGGCTACGAAACGCGGTATAATCATCGTCAATATCACGCAATGCTCGACCGGTTGCGTCTCAGGCACGTACGAGCCTGGAAAATTACTGGAGGATGCTG GTGTAATATCCGGCTTTGACATGACACCTGAAGCTGCATTGACCAAGCTCGCGTACGTATTATCAAAAAATGAATGGGATAAtgaaacgaagcttcaaatgATGCAAACGAATTTGCGCGGAGAGTTAACCGCTGGACGATCACCGCCCCTTCAGGATCTGAAGCTCTTTGGTCTTTGGCCGAGGTCTTTGAAGCTCTCTTCTACGGCAGAGCTTCAGGAATTAAGCTCCATACTTTTCCCTGCGATGTTAAACGCTGCTGTAGTTGATCGAGACGTAGTCAAACTCGAAGCGTTAAAGGAATAC GGCGCAGATATCTCCCAGGGAAACGCAGACGGTCGCACTGCGTTGCATATCGCTTGCTGCGAAGGAGATCTGAAAATCGTGCGTTGCTTGCTGCGAATGGGTGCAGATGTGCATATCACGGATCGTTTCGGCCGTACACCTCTTATAGACGCTATCGAATGCGACCATCACGAG GTCATTAAACTCCTGATGCAATGCGGCGCCCACTTGCACGAAAATGCGTGCATGATAGGAGAAAAGATGTGCGCCGCGGCCGCTGTTGGACACGTGAAACGCCTCGAATCTTATCACTTCGCCAACGCGGATCTCTCTGAGAAAGATTTCTCTGGAAGAACACCGTTGCATCTTGCGGCTCTGCACAATAAAGTGCAAGCTGTCAAATTCTTATTGAAACACGGCGCAGAAACGGGCAGCGTTGACAAA ACCGTCGATTATTTTATCCGTGCCTGTTGGGTTCTCTGCGTGAGTAGCCAGCGAAACAATGGAGCAAACAACTTGTTGCATACAGGGGACCAtgtaattgttactgaaaatCATCTCACTGATGATGTTACCCATTTGGAACCATTGCACGTTGTCCTCGGAACCTGTGCATTAGACAAAagattaaaaatacatttgtaa
- the LOC114882839 gene encoding L-asparaginase isoform X3: MTSTDSQRVVYNVLEYSPLCDSSNMTMDDWIRIANDIKQYYEQFDGFVVLHGTDTLSYTASALSFMLESLGKIVILTGSQVPIFDTRNDGMDNLLSSLVIAANYNIPEVCVYFGTNLMRGNRTSKVSTSSFDAFHSPNCHSLAKANIKVEVDYRAIFRSCTLEKFHVHASLNRNVGLLRIFPSITTHLLKAFLQPPIEGVVLQSYGSGNVPTNQEDIIKELSAATKRGIIIVNITQCSTGCVSGTYEPGKLLEDAGVISGFDMTPEAALTKLAYVLSKNEWDNETKLQMMQTNLRGELTAGRSPPLQDLKLFGLWPRSLKLSSTAELQELSSILFPAMLNAAVVDRDVVKLEALKEYGADISQGNADGRTALHIACCEGDLKIVRCLLRMGADVHITDRFGRTPLIDAIECDHHEVIKLLMQCGAHLHENACMIGEKMCAAAAVGHVKRLESYHFANADLSEKDFSGRTPLHLAALHNKVQAVKFLLKHGAETGSVDKTVDYFIRACWVLCVSSQRNNGANNLLHTGDHVIVTENHLTDDVTHLEPLHVVLGTCALDKRLKIHL, translated from the exons aTGACATCGACGGATAGTCAACGCGTTGTGTATAATGTATTGGAATATTCACCGCTTTGCGACTCCAGTAACATGACAATGGACGATTGGATTCGTATCGCCAACGATATCAAG cAATACTATGAACAATTCGACGGTTTCGTCGTTTTACACGGAACGGACACGTTAAGTTACACCGCGTCTGCCCTGTCCTTCATGCTCGAATCTCTGGGCAAGATAGTTATTTTAACCGGCTCCCAGGTACCGATCTTCGACACTAGGAACGACGGCATGGATAATTTATTGTCGTCTCTAGTAATAGCCGCGAATTACAACATACCAGAAGTGTGCGTGTACTTCGGGACAAATCTGATGAGAGGTAATCGTACGAGCAAAGTATCGACATCGTCGTTCGATGCGTTTCATTCGCCGAATTGTCATTCCCTGGCGAAGGCTAACATCAAAGTGGAAG TGGACTATCGAGCAATATTTCGCTCCTGCACCCTGGAGAAATTCCACGTCCATGCATCACTGAATAGGAACGTCGGCTTGCTTCGTATATTTCCCAGCATAACCACGCACTTGCTGAAAGCATTCCTGCAACCACCGATCGAAGGTGTCGTCTTACAATCGTACGGATCAGGAAACGTGCCGACGAACCAGGAGGACATAATTAAAGAACTGAGCGCGGCTACGAAACGCGGTATAATCATCGTCAATATCACGCAATGCTCGACCGGTTGCGTCTCAGGCACGTACGAGCCTGGAAAATTACTGGAGGATGCTG GTGTAATATCCGGCTTTGACATGACACCTGAAGCTGCATTGACCAAGCTCGCGTACGTATTATCAAAAAATGAATGGGATAAtgaaacgaagcttcaaatgATGCAAACGAATTTGCGCGGAGAGTTAACCGCTGGACGATCACCGCCCCTTCAGGATCTGAAGCTCTTTGGTCTTTGGCCGAGGTCTTTGAAGCTCTCTTCTACGGCAGAGCTTCAGGAATTAAGCTCCATACTTTTCCCTGCGATGTTAAACGCTGCTGTAGTTGATCGAGACGTAGTCAAACTCGAAGCGTTAAAGGAATAC GGCGCAGATATCTCCCAGGGAAACGCAGACGGTCGCACTGCGTTGCATATCGCTTGCTGCGAAGGAGATCTGAAAATCGTGCGTTGCTTGCTGCGAATGGGTGCAGATGTGCATATCACGGATCGTTTCGGCCGTACACCTCTTATAGACGCTATCGAATGCGACCATCACGAG GTCATTAAACTCCTGATGCAATGCGGCGCCCACTTGCACGAAAATGCGTGCATGATAGGAGAAAAGATGTGCGCCGCGGCCGCTGTTGGACACGTGAAACGCCTCGAATCTTATCACTTCGCCAACGCGGATCTCTCTGAGAAAGATTTCTCTGGAAGAACACCGTTGCATCTTGCGGCTCTGCACAATAAAGTGCAAGCTGTCAAATTCTTATTGAAACACGGCGCAGAAACGGGCAGCGTTGACAAA ACCGTCGATTATTTTATCCGTGCCTGTTGGGTTCTCTGCGTGAGTAGCCAGCGAAACAATGGAGCAAACAACTTGTTGCATACAGGGGACCAtgtaattgttactgaaaatCATCTCACTGATGATGTTACCCATTTGGAACCATTGCACGTTGTCCTCGGAACCTGTGCATTAGACAAAagattaaaaatacatttgtaa
- the LOC114882844 gene encoding uncharacterized protein LOC114882844 has translation MPQNHVVLVQFLQNRSTRHALTKSICFSRLFKMLNCQGIVLILISSAVVVRGNPKFDDGGFVPSSMVYLEKNGKSQDQIAMPSQVELRSETSTKRGDTESNSIMDRSQDARFGFTNLGTTGSGYGVSTYAPTKIDLGGLLLGAIIGIGSILIIPKLLYVLSGTYGHYARSEDSGITQIMTKLDDVLARHGIDTTSCMQRAVCTYSQQAASSVREGNQLNDDEKVSSFDRMINTVTTNQIFRTAMEGTAIEEAIEAGKNGRSCSRAYPHCGFSMETMLSLLSNVIATVSSVNTEITSPTGTGTL, from the exons ATGCCACAAAACCACGTTGTTCTCGTTCAGTTTCTTCAAAACCGATCCACACGACACGCCCTTACAAAAAGCATCTGCTTTTCACGTTTATTCAAG ATGTTGAATTGTCAAGGCATCGTTTTGATCCTAATTTCATCAGCAGTGGTTGTCAGGGGGAATCCAAAGTTTGATGATGGAGG GTTTGTCCCGAGTTCAATGGTTTATTTGGAGAAGAACGGAAAATCGCAGGATCAAATAGCCATGCCTTCTCAAGTAGAGCTGCGAAGCGAGACGTCGACGAAACGAGGTGACACGGAATCCAACAGTATTATGGATCGCAGCCAGGATGCTCGATTTGGTTTCACGAATCTTGGTACCACAGGAAGT GGTTACGGGGTATCGACTTACGCGCCCACGAAGATAGACTTGGGTGGCCTACTATTAGGCGCCATTATAGGAATAGGTTCCATCCTCATCATTCCTAAATTGCTGTACGTTCTATCTGGAACTTATGGTCATTATGCAAGAA GTGAAGATAGCGGCATCACTCAAATTATGACTAAATTAGACGACGTGTTAGCACGTCACGGAATCGACACTACATCTTGCATGCAACGAGCTGTGTGCACGTATTCGCAACAGGCAGCATCGTCCGTCAGAGAAGGGAATCAATTAAACGACGACGAGAAAGTGTCGTCCTTCGATCGCATGATCAACACCGTTACAACGAATCAGATTTTCCGCACCGCTATGGAGGGTACCGCGATAGAAGAAGCTATCGAAGCAGGGAAAAACGGTCGAAGTTGCTCGCGTGCTTATCCCCATTGCGGATTTTCTATGGAGACCATGCTGTCCCTGTTATCAAACGTAATCGCAACTGTCTCCTCGGTTAACACTGAAATCACGAGCCCCACGGGAACTGGAACGTTGTAA